The proteins below are encoded in one region of Silene latifolia isolate original U9 population chromosome 2, ASM4854445v1, whole genome shotgun sequence:
- the LOC141643055 gene encoding sedoheptulose-1,7-bisphosphatase, chloroplastic — translation MDTSMASCSRSILLPRISSHHSTALLPPPSISTSLNHKGLKSSSLFGESLKMTTKSCLRVVKPNSAGITKCAIGDSLEEFLAKATTDKGLIRVLMCMGEALRTIAFKVRTASCGGTQCVNTFGDEQLAVDVLADKLLFDALEYSHFCKYACSEEVPELQDMGGPTEGGFSVAFDPLDGSSIVDTNFSVGTIFGVWPGDKLTGVTGRDQVAAAMGIYGPRTTYVLALKDFPGTHEFLLLDDGKWQHVKETTEIGEGKLFCPGNLRATFDNPDYDKLIQYYVRQKYTLRYTGGMVPDVNQIIVKEKGIFTNVTSPTAKAKLRLLFEVAPLGLLIEKAGGYSSDGTKSVLDKVIENLDDRTQVAYGSKNEIIRFEKTLYGSSRLEEPVPVAA, via the exons ATGGATACCAGCATGGCTAGTTGTTCTAGAAGCATCTTACTCCCTAGAATTTCTTCTCACCATTCCACTGCCTTGTTGCCTCCTCCTTCTATCTCCACTTCACTCAACCATAAG GGCCTAAAATCAAGCTCACTCTTTGGAGAATCATTGAAGATGACAACAAAATCATGTTTAAGGGTGGTTAAGCCAAACTCTGCTGGGATAACCAAATGTGCAATTGGAGACAGTTTG GAAGAGTTCTTAGCAAAGGCGACAACGGACAAAGGTTTGATAAGAGTGTTGATGTGCATGGGAGAAGCACTTAGAACCATTGCCTTCAAAGTTAGAACTGCTTCTTGTGGTGGAACTCAGTGTGTTAATACCTTTGGGGATGAACAACTTGCTGTTGATGTGCTTGCTGATAAACTTCTTTTTGAT GCCTTGGAATACTCACACTTCTGCAAGTATGCTTGCTCAGAGGAAGTCCCTGAACTTCAAGATATGGGAGGCCCTACTGAag GTGGATTCAGCGTGGCATTCGACCCCCTCGATGGCTCTAGCATTGTCGACACAAACTTCTCGGTAGGGACCATATTTGGAGTGTGGCCAGGAGACAAGCTAACCGGGGTGACAGGCCGTGACCAAGTGGCTGCAGCCATGGGAATATATGGTCCTAGGACTACTTATGTCTTGGCTCTCAAGGATTTCCCTGGAACCCATGAATTTCTTCTTCTGGATGATG GAAAGTGGCAGCATGTTAAGGAGACAACAGAAATTGGTGAAGGGAAATTGTTTTGTCCAGGAAATCTAAGAGCAACATTTGACAATCCTGACTATGACAAG TTGATCCAATATTACGTGCGACAGAAGTACACATTGAGATACACCGGAGGAATGGTCCCAGATGTTAACCAG ATTATAGTGAAGGAGAAAGGTATATTCACAAATGTAACATCACCTACAGCCAAGGCAAAATTAAGGTTGCTCTTTGAAGTAGCTCCTCTAGGACTTTTAATTGAGAAAGCAGGAGGTTATAGCAGTGATGGGACCAAGTCTGTGCTGGACAAGGTGATTGAAAACCTTGATGACAGAACCCAAGTTGCATACGGATCAAAGAACGAGATCATCCGATTCGAGAAGACATTGTATGGATCATCTAGACTTGAGGAGCCAGTTCCTGTAGCTGCTTAA
- the LOC141643056 gene encoding coronatine-insensitive protein 1-like, whose translation MANNNNHNHNHNPNRPMSDEIIGCVLPYIQDPRDRASISSVCRSWFELDRWTRRYVTIDLCYTTTPQRLHNRFPNLESLKLKGKPRAAMFNLIPEDWGGYARPWIDVIVNFPKLNSIHLRRMIVTDFDLHSIASVKARGLLSLKLDKCSGFSTDGLLTITRTCRNLRTLFLEDSTITERNGEWFHQLASNNTVLETLNFYMTFLEQISVEDLELLAKKCPNLNSVKIGDTDLVQLGRFYRLATSLKEFCGGSFSENQNYADISFPAQLSSVGLMYFQKNHLPLLFPVAQSLRSLDLVYASLCCDGHCDLIRRCPNLEVLETTNVIGDAGLEIVSQSCKRLKRLRIERGADGADEHGVVEDSGVVTQRGLIAIAEGCRELEYLAVYATDITNEALTRIGANLKSLDDFRVVLLDKEETIADLPLDNGVRDLLQGCQSMRRFALYLRQGGLTDVGLKYIGQFSQNIRWMLLGFVGETDTGLLEFSRGCPSLQKLEIRACCFTERALAIAATRLASLRYMWVQGYRASHMGIVDLLEMARPYWNIELIPGDQYDVNGDNGQPVRVDHPSHIVAYYSLAGQRTDHPPSVYPLALPEP comes from the exons ATGGCCAACaataacaaccacaaccacaaccacaaccccaACAGACCCATGTCGGATGAGATAATAGGGTGCGTATTGCCATACATTCAAGATCCAAGAGACAGGGCATCAATCTCTTCCGTATGCCGCAGTTGGTTCGAGCTAGATCGCTGGACTCGTCGTTACGTCACTATCGATCTATGCTACACAACCACGCCACAGCGGTTACATAACCGCTTTCCCAACCTCGAGTCGTTGAAGCTCAAGGGAAAGCCCAGGGCGGCTATGTTTAATCTTATACCTGAGGATTGGGGTGGTTATGCACGCCCTTGGATTGATGTCATTGTTAATTTTCCTAAATTGAATTCCATTCATCTCAGGAGAATGATTGTTACTGACTTTGATCTTCACAGTATTGCGTCGGTTAAAGCTCGGGGTTTGCTGTCCCTTAAGTTGGACAAGTGTTCCGGTTTTAGTACGGATGGTTTGCTCACTATTACACGTACCTGCAG GAATTTGAGAACCCTCTTTTTGGAAGACAGCACCATCACTGAAAGGAATGGTGAATGGTTTCACCAGTTGGCATCAAATAACACAGTTCTTGAAACACTGAACTTCTACATGACTTTTCTGGAGCAAATTAGCGTTGAAGATCTGGAACTTCTAGCCAAGAAGTGTCCTAATTTAAACTCTGTCAAAATTGGTGACACGGATCTAGTACAGCTTGGCAGATTTTACCGTCTAGCAACTTCATTAAAAGAGTTCTGTGGGGGCTCATTTTCTGAAAACCAAAACTATGCTGATATCTCATTTCCTGCCCAACTGAGTTCGGTCGGTCTCATGTATTTCCAAAAAAATCATCTGCCTTTACTTTTTCCCGTTGCTCAGTCACTAAGGAGTCTGGATCTAGTTTATGCATCACTTTGCTGTGATGGGCACTGTGATCTCATTCGTAGATGTCCGAATTTGGAAGTTTTGGAG ACTACTAATGTAATTGGTGATGCGGGATTGGAGATTGTATCTCAAAGTTGTAAGAGACTGAAAAGACTACGCATTGAACGAGGGGCAGATGGTGCAGACGAACATGGAGTGGTAGAAGACTCGGGTGTAGTTACTCAAAGGGGGTTGATCGCTATCGCAGAAGGATGTCGAGAGCTAGAATACCTAGCAGTTTATGCTACTGATATAACAAACGAAGCTTTGACACGTATAGGAGCGAACTTGAAAAGTCTAGATGACTTTCGTGTTGTTTTACTCGACAAAGAAGAAACAATTGCTGATTTACCCCTCGACAACGGAGTACGAGATCTTCTACAAGGTTGTCAAAGTATGAGAAGATTTGCCCTGTATCTTAGGCAAGGAGGTCTGACTGATGTTGGTCTTAAGTACATAGGCCAATTTAGTCAAAACATAAGGTGGATGTTATTAGGATTTGTTGGAGAGACCGATACAGGACTTCTCGAGTTCTCTAGGGGTTGCCCGAGCCTACAAAAACTCGAAATTAGGGCGTGTTGCTTCACAGAACGTGCACTGGCTATTGCTGCAACAAGACTAGCTTCTCTAAGGTATATGTGGGTTCAAGGGTACAGAGCTTCACATATGGGAATTGTAGATCTCCTAGAAATGGCGCGACCTTATTGGAACATTGAACTGATTCCTGGAGACCAGTACGACGTTAATGGCGACAATGGCCAGCCAGTTAGGGTTGATCACCCATCTCATATCGTCGCGTACTATTCACTAGCCGGGCAGCGAACTGACCATCCACCTTCAGTTTATCCTTTGGCCCTTCCAGAGCCTTAG